Proteins from a single region of Balaenoptera acutorostrata chromosome 16, mBalAcu1.1, whole genome shotgun sequence:
- the LOC103001266 gene encoding LOW QUALITY PROTEIN: gamma-aminobutyric acid receptor subunit alpha-5-like (The sequence of the model RefSeq protein was modified relative to this genomic sequence to represent the inferred CDS: inserted 1 base in 1 codon; substituted 1 base at 1 genomic stop codon), with product MDNGMFSSFIMIKNLLLFCISMNLASHFGFSQMPTSSVKDETNDNIKIFTRVLDGLLDGYNRLRPGLGEHITQVRTDIYVTSFGPVSDTEMECTIDVFFXQSWKDERLRFEGLMQRXPLNSLLASKIWTPDTFFHNGKKSIAHNMTTPNQLLRLEDDATLLYTMCLTISAECPMQLEDFPMDAHACPLKFGSYAYPNSKVVYVWTNGTTKSVVVAEDGSRLNQYHLMGQTVGTEKNISTSKGEYTIMTAHFHLKRKIGYFVIQTYLPCIMTVILSQVSFWLNRESFPARTVFGLTTVLTMTTLSISAQNSLPKVAYATAMDWFIAVCYAFVFSALIEFATVNYFTKRGWAWDGKKALEAAKIKKKECELTLNKSTNAYTTGKMTQPQNIAKEQAPAGTSNASSASVKPEDKTSENKKTYNSISKIDKMSRIIFPVLFGTFNLVYWATYLNREPVIKGATSPK from the exons ATGGACAATGGAATGTTCTCTAGCTTTATCATGATCAAAAACCTCcttctgttttgtatttccatGAACTTAGCCAGTCACTTTGGCTTTTCACAAATGCCAACCAGTTCTGTAAAAGATGAAACCAATGACAACATCAAAATATTCACCAGGGTCTTGGATGGGCTCCTGGATGGCTACAACAGACTGAGGCCTGGGCTCGGAGAGCATATCACTCAGGTGAGAACGGACATCTACGTCACCAGCTTCGGCCCAGTGTCTGACACGGAAATGGAATGCACCATAGACGTGTTTTTCTGACAAAGCTGGAAAGACGAAAGGCTTCGGTTTGAAGGTCTCATGCAGC CGCCTCTCAACAGCCTCCTTGCCAGCAAAATCTGGACTCCAGACACCTTCTTCCACAATGGGAAGAAGTCCATCGCCCACAACATGACCACGCCCAACCAGCTCCTGAGGCTGGAGGATGATGCCACCCTGCTGTACACCATGTGCTTGACCATCTCGGCAGAGTGCCCAATGCAACTTGAAGACTTCCCGATGGATGCCCATGCCTGCCCTTTGAAATTTGGCAGCTATGCATATCCTAATTCCAAAGTTGTCTATGTCTGGACCAACGGCACAACCAAGTCGGTGGTGGTGGCAGAAGATGGCTCCAGGCTGAACCAATACCACCTGATGGGGCAGACAGTGGGCACAGAGAAGAACATCAGCACCAGCAAAGGTGAATACACAATCATGACGGCTCATTTCCATCTGAAGAGGAAGATCGGGTACTTTGTCATCCAGACCTATCTCCCCTGCATAATGACTGTGATCTTGTCGCAAGTGTCCTTTTGGCTGAACCGAGAATCATTCCCAGCCAGGACAGTGTTTGGGTTGACCACGGTGCTGACCATGACAACCCTCAGCATCAGTGCCCAGAACTCTCTGCCTAAAGTAGCTTATGCGACGGCCATGGACTGGTTCATAGCCGTGTGCTACGCTTTTGTGTTCTCTGCGCTGATCGAGTTTGCCACTGTCAACTATTTCACAAAGAGAGGCTGGGCCTGGGATGGCAAAAAAGCCTTGGAAGCAGCCAAGATCAAGAAAAAGGAGTGTGAACTTACactaaataaatcaacaaatgctTATACTACTGGGAAGATGACCCAGCCCCAAAACATCGCAAAGGAGCAGGCCCCTGCAGGGACCTCAAATGCCTCTTCAGCCTCAGTAAAACCTGAAGACAAGacttctgaaaacaaaaagacTTACAACAGCATCAGCAAGATCGACAAAATGTCCCGAATTATATTCCCAGTCCTGTTTGGCACTTTCAACCTAGTTTACTGGGCAACATATTTGAATAGGGAGCCAGTGATTAAAGGGGCTACCTCTCCAAAATGA